In Pseudobacter ginsenosidimutans, the following are encoded in one genomic region:
- a CDS encoding RNA polymerase sigma factor, with the protein MLINQSYEEKELLIRIADGDEKAFAILYKHYVPLMHPFWVKISGSPTNADEVIQETFLRVWLNRDQLPEINNFRNWLFTVASRQQLQRLRKELRQQEKADRLLARGTVLSEEGSPGTGMEIREIKSLVAEAVNSLSEQRQRIYKLSREKGYTSHQIAAELNLSVQTVHNTLSAALRQIREHLTRSGYNFSLFIYLLLKIF; encoded by the coding sequence TTGCTGATCAACCAATCATACGAAGAAAAAGAACTGCTGATCCGTATTGCAGATGGCGATGAAAAGGCTTTTGCCATTCTTTACAAGCATTATGTACCACTCATGCATCCGTTTTGGGTGAAGATCTCAGGTTCACCAACCAATGCGGACGAAGTAATACAGGAAACCTTTCTCAGGGTTTGGCTGAACAGGGACCAACTGCCTGAAATAAATAATTTCAGGAACTGGTTGTTCACTGTTGCAAGCCGCCAGCAACTCCAACGCCTGCGGAAAGAATTAAGACAACAGGAAAAAGCTGACCGCTTACTGGCCCGGGGAACTGTTTTGTCAGAAGAAGGTTCACCCGGTACCGGAATGGAGATCCGGGAAATCAAATCCCTGGTTGCAGAAGCTGTGAATAGCCTTTCAGAACAAAGACAAAGGATCTACAAATTGAGCCGTGAAAAAGGATACACTTCCCACCAGATTGCAGCAGAGCTGAACCTTTCTGTTCAAACTGTTCATAACACCTTATCTGCCGCCCTTCGGCAAATCCGGGAACATCTTACACGTTCAGGATATAATTTTTCTCTTTTCATTTACCTGTTACTGAAAATTTTCTAA
- a CDS encoding TlpA disulfide reductase family protein, with the protein MKKIALLLVTGFVSVLATAQTPIEFKLNGQIKDVKEPAKVAMVYFADGKRQSDTVELTKGKFAFKGKINSPVKAILVVLKSSDNPRMMLSIGYGGDVMGRDGRQVYLDKGTITLKGDSLKTATIKGSAAQLDFDQLQALRQPVVNKLDAINKELSSLSDNRESEEYKTVYAKLLTTMKEFGPIEEAFIASHPDSWVSWHTLTGKSIISDVKKLEGQFNAMNASFRNSAEGKKLEEKIRKSYKTAMGAVAPEFAQNNPEGQPVALSSLRGKYVLIDFWASWCGPCRAENPHVKAAYEKFKDKNFEILAVSLDNKKDAWVQAIEKDGLPWLHVSDLLGWKNAVAEQYDVKAIPQNWLLDPNGVIIGQNMRGKELEEKLASVLK; encoded by the coding sequence ATGAAAAAAATCGCCCTGCTCCTTGTTACCGGATTTGTTTCGGTACTCGCAACAGCTCAAACCCCGATTGAGTTCAAGCTGAACGGTCAGATCAAAGATGTAAAAGAACCCGCCAAAGTAGCGATGGTATACTTTGCTGATGGTAAACGACAATCGGACACCGTTGAGCTTACCAAAGGTAAGTTTGCTTTCAAAGGAAAAATCAACAGTCCTGTAAAAGCAATTCTCGTTGTACTGAAAAGCAGCGATAACCCCAGGATGATGCTGAGCATCGGTTATGGCGGTGATGTGATGGGACGCGATGGAAGACAGGTGTACCTCGACAAAGGCACTATCACCCTGAAAGGCGACAGCCTCAAAACTGCTACCATCAAAGGTTCTGCAGCCCAGCTCGATTTCGATCAACTACAAGCCCTCCGTCAGCCTGTAGTGAACAAACTCGATGCCATCAACAAAGAACTGTCCAGCCTTTCCGACAACAGGGAAAGTGAAGAGTACAAAACAGTTTACGCCAAACTGCTCACAACGATGAAAGAGTTTGGACCGATAGAAGAAGCTTTCATTGCATCACATCCGGACTCCTGGGTAAGCTGGCATACGCTCACAGGTAAGAGTATCATCAGCGATGTAAAAAAACTGGAAGGGCAGTTCAATGCGATGAACGCTTCATTCCGTAACAGTGCGGAAGGCAAAAAACTGGAAGAGAAGATCCGGAAATCTTACAAAACAGCTATGGGCGCTGTAGCTCCCGAGTTTGCACAGAACAATCCCGAAGGACAGCCGGTAGCACTTTCATCGCTCCGCGGCAAATATGTACTGATCGATTTCTGGGCCAGCTGGTGCGGTCCCTGCCGTGCAGAGAACCCCCATGTGAAAGCAGCCTATGAGAAATTCAAGGACAAGAATTTCGAGATCCTTGCCGTATCGCTGGACAATAAGAAAGACGCCTGGGTACAGGCCATCGAAAAAGATGGACTGCCCTGGCTGCATGTAAGCGATCTGCTCGGATGGAAGAATGCAGTGGCTGAACAATATGATGTGAAGGCCATTCCACAGAACTGGCTGCTGGATCCCAATGGTGTGATCATCGGTCAGAATATGCGCGGAAAAGAGCTGGAAGAAAAACTGGCATCAGTATTGAAGTGA
- a CDS encoding SusC/RagA family TonB-linked outer membrane protein yields the protein MHQTAETPVGVGLSGSHRFNLHQTLRVMRLTAFMLLSFCLHVSATSNSQTVTYSGKEVSLEKVFAAIEKQTGYFVVWKTNMLQQTKPITIDAENLPLQQFLQEALRDQPLDFTIENQTIFIRMMAVRAVPSIPRLYVTPQSAPPTGGRITDDRGRPLSGVNVLVRGTTRGATTDADGNFKLAANAGDILVISFIGYQTRQVTVPASLVVNVSLVKTAMELTDVVVSGFQDRKRAVTVGSISSATAKDLENAGITTFEKALSGKLSGVYVRSQSGRPGEVGNIIIRGINTLTGNAEPLYVLDGMPLQTGEVSGGMNSLITNGIGNIPPENIESITILKDATAASIYGARAANGVIVITTKNGKVGNDYVNYSGKYGITLRPENKFNFMNSAEKIAFERSIVEDFRPNYEKGGRVIQLTNLADKGVITYEEAERRIAELEKTNTNWIDQLYRVAQSQSHNISFSGGNNKTTYFASFNYQDAQGSLIQNRFQTGGLNMKLSRFVTPDLLFRVNVYATIKKNMEGQAGTDPFKYAVFANPYEKPYNEDGSYASDMTYREIPYTVGTSSSLYYSNFNMIRELKENKLSNTYGNIRGQFSLEYTFLRNFKYTGNIAASYTSVQDKDESFAGTYRSWVRNWLNSASTGSLGVLPEHNRGFLQESSGRTMDYTVRNTIEYNNTFAGKHFVQGFFASEFGAVKNDQFRHFNPIYLQEYAIAGYPSWDLVADTRFMNLRLEALGGTGTRENRTASFIGSAAYAYDNRYVVNGNVRYDGVDIIGSDNQFSPLWSAGVKWNAHNEKFLKDHEDVLSRLVVSLGYGYRGSINRSVLPFHTYTLSTNVYANTSVSDLFNYGNPVIKWEQKKETNLGLELSFFKGRFNTEFRYFNEEVSDLLDQTKTPPSVGRQSAFVNVGNLTNKGYELSFRMEVVKSKDWLWEIGGNYTKVNNNLTNVFQKQVPDISDSSALDIQGYPVDSWFGYKFSHVDEQTGDLIVYAQKASTKVVNGNVQTTYEDALINLSRITDADLKAVYRPYYLGHYNADFYGGFNTRLTYKAFEFTASFVYAGGNMIESFRDRREGPSRGVDDISASRTNRLKENAYRWRQAGDITNIPHSGTVPATIPER from the coding sequence TTGCACCAAACTGCTGAAACGCCCGTTGGCGTTGGATTATCAGGGTCTCACCGCTTCAACCTGCACCAAACTTTGCGCGTAATGAGACTGACCGCTTTTATGCTTCTCTCCTTCTGCCTGCATGTGAGTGCAACCAGCAATTCACAAACCGTGACCTACTCCGGCAAGGAAGTGTCGCTTGAAAAAGTATTCGCTGCTATCGAAAAGCAGACGGGTTACTTCGTGGTATGGAAAACCAACATGCTGCAGCAGACCAAACCAATCACCATCGATGCAGAAAACCTGCCCCTGCAGCAATTCCTTCAGGAAGCGCTGAGAGATCAGCCGCTGGATTTCACCATCGAGAACCAAACCATCTTCATCCGCATGATGGCTGTGCGGGCCGTACCATCCATCCCCCGGCTCTACGTAACGCCGCAGTCCGCCCCTCCCACAGGTGGCCGGATCACGGACGACAGAGGCCGCCCTCTCTCCGGCGTGAACGTATTGGTACGCGGCACCACCCGCGGCGCCACCACCGATGCCGATGGCAATTTCAAACTTGCCGCCAATGCCGGCGATATACTGGTGATCTCTTTCATCGGTTACCAGACCAGGCAAGTGACTGTTCCCGCCAGCCTGGTAGTGAATGTATCGCTCGTGAAAACCGCCATGGAGCTCACTGACGTTGTGGTGAGCGGATTCCAGGACAGGAAGAGGGCAGTAACAGTTGGATCCATCTCCTCCGCCACTGCCAAAGACCTGGAGAATGCAGGCATCACCACTTTTGAAAAAGCATTGTCCGGCAAACTATCGGGCGTGTATGTACGAAGCCAGTCGGGTCGCCCGGGTGAAGTAGGCAATATCATCATCCGCGGTATCAATACGCTCACCGGAAATGCAGAGCCGCTCTATGTGCTGGACGGAATGCCACTGCAAACAGGTGAAGTGTCCGGCGGTATGAACAGCCTTATCACCAACGGTATCGGAAATATCCCTCCTGAAAATATCGAAAGCATCACCATCCTGAAAGATGCCACCGCCGCTTCCATTTACGGTGCAAGGGCCGCCAACGGCGTGATCGTGATCACCACAAAAAATGGAAAAGTGGGCAATGATTATGTGAACTATTCCGGTAAATACGGCATCACCCTTCGTCCGGAGAACAAGTTCAACTTCATGAACTCTGCTGAGAAGATCGCATTCGAAAGATCGATCGTGGAAGACTTTCGTCCCAATTACGAAAAAGGCGGTCGCGTTATCCAGCTCACCAATCTTGCAGACAAAGGCGTGATCACTTACGAAGAAGCTGAACGGAGGATCGCAGAACTGGAAAAAACGAATACCAACTGGATCGATCAGCTCTACCGCGTTGCGCAAAGCCAGAGCCACAATATCAGTTTCAGTGGTGGTAATAACAAAACCACTTATTTCGCCAGCTTTAATTACCAGGATGCACAGGGAAGCCTTATCCAGAACAGGTTCCAGACTGGTGGCCTCAATATGAAGCTCTCCCGTTTTGTTACTCCTGATCTTCTCTTCAGGGTGAATGTGTATGCTACGATCAAGAAAAATATGGAAGGTCAGGCAGGCACTGATCCGTTCAAATATGCAGTGTTTGCCAACCCTTACGAGAAACCTTACAATGAAGACGGTTCCTATGCTTCAGACATGACTTACCGCGAGATCCCTTACACAGTGGGCACTTCATCTTCTTTATACTATTCCAATTTCAATATGATCCGTGAGCTGAAAGAGAATAAGCTCAGCAATACCTATGGTAATATCAGAGGACAATTCAGCCTGGAATACACTTTCCTGCGCAATTTCAAATACACGGGGAATATCGCAGCCAGCTACACATCAGTGCAGGACAAGGATGAATCCTTTGCAGGCACTTACCGCTCCTGGGTGCGGAACTGGCTCAACAGCGCTTCCACCGGGTCCCTCGGCGTGCTGCCCGAACATAACAGGGGCTTCCTGCAGGAAAGCAGTGGCCGCACAATGGATTACACCGTGCGCAACACGATCGAGTATAATAACACTTTCGCAGGAAAACATTTTGTACAGGGTTTCTTCGCCAGCGAATTCGGCGCAGTGAAGAACGATCAGTTCAGGCATTTCAATCCTATCTATTTGCAGGAATACGCCATTGCTGGTTATCCCAGCTGGGACCTCGTTGCCGATACCCGCTTCATGAATCTCAGGCTGGAAGCGCTCGGAGGAACAGGAACAAGAGAAAACAGGACAGCCAGCTTCATCGGCTCTGCCGCCTATGCATACGATAACCGTTATGTGGTGAACGGCAACGTTCGCTATGATGGTGTTGATATCATCGGTTCAGACAACCAGTTCTCACCACTCTGGTCTGCCGGTGTAAAATGGAATGCGCACAATGAAAAATTCCTGAAAGATCATGAAGATGTACTCAGTCGCCTGGTGGTATCGCTGGGTTATGGTTACAGGGGAAGCATCAACAGAAGTGTATTGCCTTTCCACACGTATACGCTCAGCACTAACGTTTACGCCAATACGTCTGTGTCTGACCTGTTCAATTATGGTAACCCTGTTATCAAATGGGAACAGAAAAAAGAAACCAATCTCGGACTGGAGCTTTCGTTCTTCAAAGGCCGCTTCAATACAGAGTTCCGCTACTTCAACGAAGAAGTGTCTGACCTCCTGGACCAAACCAAAACGCCGCCATCAGTTGGCCGTCAGTCTGCCTTCGTGAATGTTGGCAATCTCACCAACAAAGGCTATGAACTGAGCTTCCGCATGGAAGTGGTGAAATCGAAAGACTGGTTATGGGAGATCGGAGGTAACTATACCAAAGTGAACAATAACCTCACGAATGTATTCCAGAAACAGGTGCCGGACATCTCGGACTCTTCTGCGTTGGACATCCAGGGTTATCCCGTGGACAGCTGGTTCGGTTACAAGTTCTCTCACGTGGATGAACAAACGGGCGACCTCATCGTGTACGCACAGAAAGCCAGTACGAAAGTGGTGAACGGTAATGTACAAACGACGTATGAAGATGCGCTCATCAACCTGAGCAGGATCACCGATGCAGACCTGAAAGCCGTATACCGCCCCTATTACCTTGGTCATTACAATGCCGATTTCTACGGCGGTTTCAACACACGCCTTACCTACAAAGCGTTTGAATTCACTGCCAGCTTCGTGTATGCAGGAGGAAATATGATCGAGAGTTTCCGGGACAGGCGTGAAGGTCCCAGCAGAGGTGTTGATGATATCAGCGCCAGCAGGACCAACCGCCTCAAGGAAAATGCTTACCGCTGGCGTCAGGCGGGAGATATCACCAATATCCCGCATTCAGGAACAGTTCCAGCAACTATACCAGAACGCTGA
- a CDS encoding RagB/SusD family nutrient uptake outer membrane protein yields the protein MKRNKFIIALTVISLLASTGCKKYLDLAPKNQRTVTTAQDVKSLLANYLRSITTFGVAPKPGTTTTSINAMCPVYANLMFESYSDNIDFDVALTQTYLKSNNIHQTQEKVYADWLLWNDYNSPTKIWTEYYQLIGFFNALIDQMLEEVKDGTPALRDQLLGEMYATRAYYFFKLLQYFGQYKNAALGIPVYLHSGKEVLSVDMSRKSHADVYKTILEDLNNAMQMAERTQPLTGYNVLFNSRYLHHLTAQVYWYKAESPAKETGDYDQVKTHAAIAAENTESVIPVTGANMILAQSGKLTDYPAVCMENNIQGGVSAIYGSCYQYLAAFSPENIPLKADFCALFKPGDIRNAIYFNANPAVAGGKVGPEGQVLNWAWPSDGSTIGSVKRGNLSLLRPEEAWLMLAEAQFRSNQPGDAIITLNKFKSFRNAGTADGLSGDALLQEIIDERRKEFFGDSDKRWLDLKRYGGKTITRNLRFFQKEYTLKAEPNDYHYALPIPLVEIQQNRNIVPNEGWITIEY from the coding sequence ATGAAAAGAAACAAATTCATCATAGCCCTCACAGTGATCAGCCTGCTGGCTTCAACAGGTTGTAAGAAATACCTGGACCTGGCTCCCAAGAACCAGCGGACAGTTACCACTGCGCAGGATGTAAAATCCCTGCTGGCAAACTACCTCCGCTCCATTACCACTTTTGGCGTGGCCCCCAAACCCGGCACCACCACCACTTCCATCAATGCGATGTGCCCGGTGTACGCCAACCTGATGTTTGAATCGTATTCAGATAATATCGATTTTGATGTGGCACTCACGCAGACCTATCTGAAGTCGAACAATATCCACCAGACACAGGAAAAAGTGTATGCCGACTGGCTCTTATGGAATGATTACAATTCACCCACGAAGATCTGGACGGAATACTATCAGCTCATCGGCTTCTTCAATGCACTTATAGATCAGATGCTGGAAGAAGTGAAAGATGGTACGCCTGCCCTCCGCGATCAGCTGCTGGGAGAAATGTACGCCACCCGCGCTTACTATTTCTTCAAGCTCCTGCAATATTTCGGTCAATATAAAAATGCAGCGCTCGGTATTCCCGTTTACCTGCATTCAGGAAAAGAAGTACTGTCTGTGGACATGTCCAGGAAATCACATGCAGACGTATACAAGACCATCCTGGAAGACCTGAACAATGCCATGCAGATGGCGGAAAGAACACAGCCGCTCACTGGTTACAATGTGCTGTTCAATAGTCGATATTTACATCATCTCACTGCACAAGTGTATTGGTATAAGGCCGAATCGCCCGCAAAAGAAACAGGCGACTATGACCAGGTGAAAACACATGCCGCTATTGCAGCAGAGAATACTGAAAGCGTAATTCCTGTAACCGGCGCCAATATGATCCTGGCTCAATCCGGCAAGCTTACGGATTACCCGGCAGTCTGCATGGAGAACAATATTCAGGGAGGCGTCAGCGCTATTTATGGAAGTTGTTACCAGTACCTGGCTGCGTTCAGTCCAGAGAATATTCCTTTGAAAGCAGATTTCTGCGCCCTTTTCAAACCCGGAGATATCCGTAATGCTATTTACTTCAATGCCAATCCCGCTGTTGCTGGTGGTAAAGTAGGTCCTGAAGGGCAGGTACTCAACTGGGCCTGGCCTTCAGACGGATCAACCATCGGAAGCGTTAAGAGAGGGAACCTTTCGCTGCTCAGACCGGAAGAAGCCTGGCTGATGCTGGCTGAAGCACAGTTCCGGAGTAATCAACCCGGTGATGCCATTATCACTTTGAACAAGTTCAAGAGCTTCCGCAATGCAGGCACAGCTGATGGCCTCTCAGGTGATGCGCTGTTGCAGGAGATCATCGATGAAAGAAGGAAAGAATTCTTCGGGGATTCGGATAAACGCTGGCTGGACCTGAAACGCTATGGCGGCAAAACCATCACCAGGAATTTGCGTTTCTTCCAGAAGGAATACACGCTGAAGGCCGAGCCCAACGATTATCACTATGCGCTTCCGATCCCCCTCGTTGAAATTCAGCAAAACAGGAATATCGTTCCCAACGAAGGTTGGATCACCATTGAATACTAA
- a CDS encoding FecR family protein has protein sequence MNYLDWLPKFAAGTATDAERDAFNNWLQSLSPEAFREVLAQYEALLSTQQQLGPHNERMLQNILSKLENEKSTAPVRSLSTGKWLRYAAAVLVLLGIGTWFLLRKQQDPQTLATKEKTEQPASPDIPPGTAGALLTLADGRTILLDSLQPGAIAEQGSNILLKDGELSYTHWQQNGSSSTTLFNTMQTPRGRQFQLTLPDGTRVWLNAMSSIRFPVAFPGNTREVSITGEAYLEVAKDASKPFMVHSNGITTEVLGTSFNVNAYDDEDATRITLLEGKVRVHDQHSSMELKPGMQARQNSTGIKLAEVDTDQIIAWKNGLFNFNQISLQSGLRQIARWYDVEVVYEKNVPGITFAGKIQRNLSLQQILKGLEDDQVHFRIKGKKLIVSP, from the coding sequence ATGAACTATCTGGACTGGCTACCGAAATTCGCAGCTGGTACGGCCACCGATGCCGAGCGCGATGCATTCAATAACTGGCTTCAAAGCCTTTCGCCTGAAGCATTCCGGGAAGTACTTGCACAATATGAAGCATTACTATCGACCCAACAACAATTAGGACCACACAATGAAAGGATGCTGCAAAACATCCTTTCGAAACTGGAAAATGAAAAAAGCACGGCGCCTGTCCGCTCCCTCTCCACCGGCAAGTGGTTAAGGTATGCAGCCGCTGTACTGGTTTTGCTGGGCATCGGAACCTGGTTCCTTTTGCGCAAACAACAAGATCCGCAGACGCTGGCAACAAAGGAAAAAACAGAACAACCTGCCAGCCCGGACATTCCTCCCGGCACAGCAGGTGCGCTACTTACGCTGGCCGATGGACGAACCATTCTGCTCGACAGTCTGCAACCCGGCGCCATCGCCGAGCAGGGCAGTAATATTTTGTTGAAAGATGGAGAACTGAGCTATACGCACTGGCAACAGAACGGCAGCTCTTCCACTACCCTCTTCAACACCATGCAAACGCCCCGTGGCCGCCAGTTCCAGCTCACGCTGCCCGATGGCACCAGGGTCTGGCTGAATGCGATGAGTTCTATCCGCTTCCCTGTTGCCTTTCCCGGCAATACGCGTGAAGTGAGCATTACCGGTGAAGCTTACCTGGAAGTGGCAAAGGATGCCAGCAAACCATTCATGGTGCACAGCAATGGCATCACTACCGAAGTACTGGGCACCAGCTTCAACGTGAATGCCTATGATGATGAAGACGCTACACGCATCACATTGCTGGAAGGGAAAGTGAGAGTGCACGACCAGCACAGCAGCATGGAACTGAAACCCGGCATGCAGGCAAGACAAAACAGTACAGGCATTAAACTGGCGGAAGTAGACACTGACCAGATCATCGCCTGGAAAAATGGATTGTTCAATTTCAACCAGATCAGCCTCCAGTCTGGTTTGCGGCAGATCGCGAGATGGTACGATGTGGAAGTGGTATACGAGAAAAATGTACCGGGTATCACGTTCGCGGGAAAGATCCAGCGCAACCTGAGCCTGCAGCAAATATTGAAAGGACTGGAAGACGATCAGGTGCATTTCAGGATCAAAGGAAAGAAACTGATCGTATCGCCATAA
- a CDS encoding FecR family protein, whose protein sequence is MEKERLLYLIGRVYDHQLSPEERNELVLALEDQNDTELVQLYTELMMEHPADINITYNDSHLQELINQITEVDHPSGDLIQLPSTRRYFLRHWHWAAASILLVLCIGAYLFFNTHSKTTQPAGIAQIQPGRDGAILTLHDGTRVLLDTIQNGVVALQGGAMAKVENGKLLYEANGHEAVINTMSTPAGRQFRLTLPDGTEVWLNSASSISYPTVFTGTERRVVITGEAYFEVAKNMKMPFRVNVNQRALVEVLGTKFNVNGYDNEPRINTTLLEGSVQVVSGRSVLLKPGQMAQVQTTQLSGTEIKIVGHANIEKIMAWKNGLFDFDNMDFDEAMRQLERWYNIEVVYENGIPKNIELYGKITKGVTLDGLLSVLKDIGVKCRLENRKLLIQQ, encoded by the coding sequence ATGGAAAAGGAACGACTACTATACCTGATCGGGCGTGTTTATGATCATCAGCTTTCACCTGAGGAAAGAAATGAGCTGGTGCTGGCCCTGGAGGACCAGAACGATACTGAGCTGGTGCAGTTATATACAGAATTAATGATGGAGCATCCAGCGGACATCAACATCACCTACAATGATTCTCATCTCCAGGAACTGATCAACCAGATCACAGAAGTTGATCATCCTTCCGGGGATCTGATTCAATTACCATCAACTCGACGGTATTTTCTCCGCCACTGGCATTGGGCAGCTGCATCCATCCTGTTGGTATTATGCATTGGAGCTTACCTCTTTTTCAATACCCATTCAAAAACTACACAACCTGCCGGCATTGCGCAGATCCAACCCGGAAGAGATGGCGCTATTCTGACCCTCCACGATGGCACGAGGGTGCTCCTGGATACTATTCAGAACGGAGTGGTAGCCCTGCAGGGTGGCGCAATGGCAAAAGTGGAAAACGGGAAATTGTTGTATGAAGCCAATGGCCATGAGGCAGTGATCAATACAATGTCAACACCCGCGGGCCGGCAGTTCCGGCTGACATTGCCTGATGGAACAGAAGTATGGCTCAATAGCGCAAGCTCTATCAGCTATCCCACTGTTTTTACTGGAACTGAGCGACGCGTGGTGATTACCGGTGAAGCATATTTTGAAGTGGCGAAGAATATGAAAATGCCCTTCCGGGTAAATGTGAACCAGAGAGCATTGGTAGAAGTGCTGGGCACTAAATTCAATGTGAATGGATATGATAATGAACCACGCATCAATACCACATTGCTGGAAGGCAGTGTGCAGGTGGTTTCCGGCCGGTCGGTATTGCTTAAACCCGGTCAGATGGCGCAGGTGCAAACTACTCAGCTGAGCGGAACTGAAATAAAGATCGTTGGACATGCCAATATCGAAAAGATCATGGCATGGAAGAATGGACTATTCGATTTCGATAATATGGATTTCGATGAAGCAATGCGGCAATTGGAGCGCTGGTATAATATCGAAGTTGTTTACGAAAATGGCATTCCAAAAAATATCGAGCTATACGGAAAGATCACCAAAGGAGTAACACTTGACGGTTTGCTGAGTGTATTGAAAGATATAGGTGTCAAATGCCGGCTGGAAAACCGGAAGCTCCTGATACAGCAATAG